A DNA window from Rhinolophus sinicus isolate RSC01 linkage group LG10, ASM3656204v1, whole genome shotgun sequence contains the following coding sequences:
- the MAPKAPK3 gene encoding MAP kinase-activated protein kinase 3 isoform X2 has product MDGETAEEQGGPVSLPSAPCGPGSAGAPALGGQQEPKKYAVTDDYQLSKRVLGLGVNGKVLECQHRRTGQKCAMKLLYDSPKARQEVEHHWQASGGPHIVRILDVYENMHHGRRCLLIIMECMEGGELFSRIQERGDQAFTEREAAEIMRDIGTAIQFLHSQNIAHRDVKPENLLYTSKEKDSVLKLTDFGFAKETTQNALQTPCYTPYYVAPEVLGPEKYDKSCDMWSLGVIMYILLCGFPPFYSNTGQAISPGMKRRIRLGQYGFPNPEWSEVSEDAKQLIRLLLKTDPTERLTITQFMNHPWINRSMVVPQTPLHTARVLQEDKDHWDEVKEEMTSALATMRVDYDQVKVKDLKTSNNRLLNKRRKKQAGSSSASQGCSNQ; this is encoded by the exons ATGGATGGCGAGACAGCAGAGGAACAGGGGGGCCCCGTGTCCCTGCCAAGTGCACCTTGCGGACCCGGCTCAGCTGGTGCTCCGGCCCTAGGGGGGCAGCAGGAGCCCAAGAAGTATGCAGTGACGGATGACTACCAGTTGTCCAAACGGGTGCTGGGCCTGGGTGTGAACGGCAAAGTGCTGGAATGCCAACACCGGCGCACCGGGCAGAAGTGTGCCATGAAG CTCCTGTATGACAGCCCCAAGGCCCGGCAGGAGGTGGAGCACCACTGGCAGGCCTCGGGCGGCCCCCACATCGTGCGCATCCTGGACGTGTACGAGAACATGCATCATGGCCGACGCTGTCTCCTCATCATCATGGAATG TATGGAAGGTGGTGAGCTGTTCAGCAGGATTCAGGAGCGTGGCGACCAGGCTTTCACCGAGAGAG AAGCTGCAGAGATCATGCGTGATATTGGCACTGCCATCCAGTTCCTGCACAGCCAGAATATCGCCCACCGAGATGTCAAG CCTGAAAACCTGCTCTACACGTCCAAGGAGAAAGACTCCGTGCTCAAGCTCACTGACTTTGGCTTTGCCAAGGAGACCACCCAGAATGCCCTGCAGACACCCTGCTACACTCCCTATTATGTAG CTCCTGAGGTCTTGGGTCCAGAGAAGTATGACAAATCGTGTGACATGTGGTCCCTGGGCGTCATCATGTACATTCT GCTGTGCGGTTTCCCACCCTTCTACTCCAACACGGGCCAGGCCATCTCCCCAGGAATGAAGAGGAGGATCCGTCTGGGCCAGTATGGCTTCCCCAACCCTGAGTGGTCGGAGGTCTCTGAGGATG CCAAGCAGCTGATCCGCCTCCTGCTGAAGACGGACCCCACAGAGCGGCTGACCATCACGCAGTTTATGAACCATCCCTGGATCAAT CGATCCATGGTTGTGCCGCAGACCCCGCTGCACACGGCCCGAGTGCTGCAGGAGGACAAAGACCACTGGGACGAAGTCAAG GAGGAGATGACCAGTGCCCTGGCCACCATGCGGGTGGACTACGATCAGGTGAAGGTCAAGGACCTGAAGACGTCGAACAACCGGCTCCTCAACAAGCGGAGGAAGAAGCAGGCAGGCAGCTCCTCGGCCTCACAGGGCTGCAGCAACCAGTAG
- the MAPKAPK3 gene encoding MAP kinase-activated protein kinase 3 isoform X1 — MDGETAEEQGGPVSLPSAPCGPGSAGAPALGGQQEPKKYAVTDDYQLSKRVLGLGVNGKVLECQHRRTGQKCAMKLLYDSPKARQEVEHHWQASGGPHIVRILDVYENMHHGRRCLLIIMECMEGGELFSRIQERGDQAFTEREAAEIMRDIGTAIQFLHSQNIAHRDVKCFLFLVQPENLLYTSKEKDSVLKLTDFGFAKETTQNALQTPCYTPYYVAPEVLGPEKYDKSCDMWSLGVIMYILLCGFPPFYSNTGQAISPGMKRRIRLGQYGFPNPEWSEVSEDAKQLIRLLLKTDPTERLTITQFMNHPWINRSMVVPQTPLHTARVLQEDKDHWDEVKEEMTSALATMRVDYDQVKVKDLKTSNNRLLNKRRKKQAGSSSASQGCSNQ; from the exons ATGGATGGCGAGACAGCAGAGGAACAGGGGGGCCCCGTGTCCCTGCCAAGTGCACCTTGCGGACCCGGCTCAGCTGGTGCTCCGGCCCTAGGGGGGCAGCAGGAGCCCAAGAAGTATGCAGTGACGGATGACTACCAGTTGTCCAAACGGGTGCTGGGCCTGGGTGTGAACGGCAAAGTGCTGGAATGCCAACACCGGCGCACCGGGCAGAAGTGTGCCATGAAG CTCCTGTATGACAGCCCCAAGGCCCGGCAGGAGGTGGAGCACCACTGGCAGGCCTCGGGCGGCCCCCACATCGTGCGCATCCTGGACGTGTACGAGAACATGCATCATGGCCGACGCTGTCTCCTCATCATCATGGAATG TATGGAAGGTGGTGAGCTGTTCAGCAGGATTCAGGAGCGTGGCGACCAGGCTTTCACCGAGAGAG AAGCTGCAGAGATCATGCGTGATATTGGCACTGCCATCCAGTTCCTGCACAGCCAGAATATCGCCCACCGAGATGTCAAG tgttttctttttctggtccaGCCTGAAAACCTGCTCTACACGTCCAAGGAGAAAGACTCCGTGCTCAAGCTCACTGACTTTGGCTTTGCCAAGGAGACCACCCAGAATGCCCTGCAGACACCCTGCTACACTCCCTATTATGTAG CTCCTGAGGTCTTGGGTCCAGAGAAGTATGACAAATCGTGTGACATGTGGTCCCTGGGCGTCATCATGTACATTCT GCTGTGCGGTTTCCCACCCTTCTACTCCAACACGGGCCAGGCCATCTCCCCAGGAATGAAGAGGAGGATCCGTCTGGGCCAGTATGGCTTCCCCAACCCTGAGTGGTCGGAGGTCTCTGAGGATG CCAAGCAGCTGATCCGCCTCCTGCTGAAGACGGACCCCACAGAGCGGCTGACCATCACGCAGTTTATGAACCATCCCTGGATCAAT CGATCCATGGTTGTGCCGCAGACCCCGCTGCACACGGCCCGAGTGCTGCAGGAGGACAAAGACCACTGGGACGAAGTCAAG GAGGAGATGACCAGTGCCCTGGCCACCATGCGGGTGGACTACGATCAGGTGAAGGTCAAGGACCTGAAGACGTCGAACAACCGGCTCCTCAACAAGCGGAGGAAGAAGCAGGCAGGCAGCTCCTCGGCCTCACAGGGCTGCAGCAACCAGTAG